From the Kitasatospora viridis genome, one window contains:
- a CDS encoding mycoredoxin, translated as MSGITMYSTTWCGYCTRLKGQLTREGLGYNEINIEESPESAQFVESVNNGNQVVPTVVVVGSSGAETVMTNPSLAQVKKALAA; from the coding sequence ATGTCCGGCATCACGATGTACAGCACCACTTGGTGCGGCTACTGCACCCGCCTCAAGGGCCAGCTGACCCGCGAGGGCCTCGGCTACAACGAGATCAACATCGAGGAGAGCCCGGAGTCGGCGCAGTTCGTCGAGTCGGTCAACAACGGCAACCAGGTCGTGCCGACCGTCGTCGTGGTCGGCAGCAGCGGCGCCGAGACCGTGATGACCAACCCGAGCCTGGCGCAGGTCAAGAAGGCGCTCGCCGCCTGA
- a CDS encoding GntR family transcriptional regulator has protein sequence MTISSGGVPSPKYQRLAADLRRRIAEGEWRDGNALPVETELEQQYGVARNTVRLAVDVLVNEGRLVRLQGKGTFLREHPVLDHRAFGPLLPSQRGDGLAAPSAVYHSEAEQAGRRLSAEFEMLIVRARVDVAERLGLQPGEAVVVRRQLRLLDREPYSIEESHYRAGVAAGTALMEPDPVPGGDEAVLAELGRVEVGAVDQLVARMPGPEEAQWFQGGPGVPLLVQTRVTYDRRGPVRVIETRYSADRCRLIYGLGRLDARVK, from the coding sequence GTGACCATCTCCAGTGGCGGCGTGCCGTCACCGAAGTACCAGCGGCTGGCCGCGGACCTGCGCCGCCGGATCGCCGAGGGCGAGTGGCGGGACGGCAACGCGCTCCCGGTCGAGACCGAGCTGGAGCAGCAGTACGGCGTGGCCCGCAACACCGTGCGGCTCGCGGTGGACGTGCTGGTCAACGAGGGGCGGCTGGTCCGGTTGCAGGGCAAGGGAACGTTCCTGCGCGAGCACCCGGTGCTGGACCACCGGGCCTTCGGGCCGCTGCTGCCCAGCCAGCGCGGCGACGGGCTGGCCGCGCCCAGCGCCGTCTACCACAGCGAGGCCGAGCAGGCCGGGCGCCGGCTCAGCGCCGAGTTCGAGATGCTGATCGTCCGGGCCCGGGTCGACGTGGCCGAGCGGCTCGGCCTGCAGCCCGGCGAGGCCGTGGTGGTCCGCCGCCAGCTGCGGCTGCTCGACCGCGAGCCCTACTCGATCGAGGAGAGCCACTACCGGGCCGGGGTGGCGGCCGGCACCGCCCTGATGGAACCCGACCCGGTGCCCGGCGGCGACGAGGCGGTGCTGGCCGAGCTGGGCCGGGTGGAGGTCGGCGCGGTCGACCAGCTGGTCGCCCGGATGCCCGGCCCCGAGGAGGCGCAGTGGTTCCAGGGCGGCCCGGGCGTGCCGCTGCTGGTGCAGACCCGGGTCACCTACGACCGGCGGGGGCCGGTGCGGGTGATCGAGACCCGCTACTCGGCCGACCGCTGCCGGCTGATCTACGGGCTGGGGCGGCTGGACGCCCGGGTCAAGTGA
- a CDS encoding ABC1 kinase family protein, giving the protein MSDLPRKAMTRTARLAALPLGIAGRATLGLGKRIGGRSAEAVTAELQQATADQLFKVLGELKGGAMKFGQVLSVFEAALPEEVAGPYRAALTKLQDAAPPMPAASVHAALAERLGKDWRASFRSFDDRPAAAASIGQVHRAVWQDGREVAVKVQYPGAGEALLSDLGQLSRVAWLVGPLIPGLDIKPLITELRNRVTEELDYALEAEAQRVHAEEFAADPDIVVPAVVAQADQVLVTEWLGGTPLAEVISAGGKAERDRAGHLLARFLFAGPARTGLLHADPHPGNFRLLKDDGPAEGWRLGVMDFGTVDRLPGGLPLPIGDSLRMALAGDAVGVLEMLRAEGFVKPTIELDPDAVLDYLLPIIEPAAVEQFHFTRAWMRSQAARIADPRSPAYNLGKQLNLPPYYLLIHRVTLSTIGVLCQLGAQAPFRSEMLNWLPGFAEPQTGPSAD; this is encoded by the coding sequence GTGAGCGATCTTCCGCGCAAGGCTATGACCCGCACCGCCCGGCTCGCCGCCCTGCCGCTGGGGATCGCGGGGCGGGCCACCTTGGGCCTGGGCAAGCGGATCGGCGGACGCTCCGCCGAGGCCGTCACCGCCGAACTGCAACAGGCCACCGCCGACCAGCTCTTCAAGGTGCTCGGGGAGCTCAAGGGCGGGGCGATGAAGTTCGGGCAGGTGCTCTCGGTCTTCGAGGCGGCGCTGCCGGAGGAGGTCGCCGGGCCCTACCGGGCCGCCCTGACGAAGCTTCAGGACGCGGCGCCGCCGATGCCCGCGGCCAGCGTGCACGCGGCACTGGCCGAGCGGCTGGGCAAGGACTGGCGGGCCAGCTTCCGCAGCTTCGACGACCGCCCGGCCGCCGCCGCCTCGATCGGGCAGGTGCACCGCGCGGTCTGGCAGGACGGCCGCGAGGTGGCGGTCAAGGTGCAGTACCCGGGGGCAGGCGAGGCGCTGCTCTCCGACCTGGGCCAGCTCAGCCGGGTGGCCTGGCTGGTCGGACCGCTGATCCCCGGGCTGGACATCAAGCCGCTGATCACCGAGCTGCGCAACCGGGTCACCGAGGAGCTGGACTACGCGCTGGAGGCCGAGGCGCAGCGGGTGCACGCCGAGGAGTTCGCGGCCGACCCGGACATCGTGGTGCCGGCCGTGGTGGCCCAGGCCGACCAGGTACTGGTCACCGAGTGGCTGGGCGGCACCCCGCTGGCCGAGGTGATCTCGGCCGGCGGCAAGGCCGAGCGGGACCGGGCCGGCCACCTGCTGGCGCGCTTCCTGTTCGCCGGACCGGCCCGCACCGGGCTGCTGCACGCCGACCCGCACCCGGGCAACTTCCGGCTGCTCAAGGACGACGGGCCGGCCGAGGGCTGGCGGCTGGGCGTGATGGACTTCGGCACGGTGGACCGGCTGCCCGGCGGGCTGCCCCTCCCGATCGGCGACTCGCTGCGGATGGCCCTGGCCGGCGACGCGGTGGGCGTGCTGGAGATGCTGCGCGCCGAGGGCTTCGTCAAGCCCACCATCGAGCTGGATCCGGACGCGGTGCTGGACTACCTGCTCCCGATCATCGAGCCCGCAGCGGTGGAGCAGTTCCACTTCACCCGGGCCTGGATGCGGTCCCAGGCCGCCCGGATCGCCGATCCCCGCTCCCCCGCCTACAACCTCGGCAAGCAGCTCAACCTGCCGCCGTACTACCTGCTGATCCACCGGGTCACGCTGAGCACCATCGGGGTGCTCTGCCAGCTCGGCGCCCAGGCCCCGTTCCGGAGCGAGATGCTGAACTGGCTGCCCGGCTTCGCGGAGCCGCAGACCGGGCCGTCCGCCGACTGA
- a CDS encoding WhiB family transcriptional regulator, whose protein sequence is MSTVTTPPLPSVPPTAPTTATLVPPPPEGSLMQLTSLDDADALGATIPCRAFDPEVFFAETPEDVEYAKSLCGTCPVKEACLAGALDRREPWGVWGGELFVQGVVVARKRPRGRPRKTEVMA, encoded by the coding sequence GTGTCCACGGTCACCACACCGCCCCTCCCGTCCGTACCGCCGACAGCGCCGACCACGGCCACGCTCGTACCCCCTCCTCCGGAAGGCTCTCTCATGCAGCTCACCTCGCTCGACGACGCCGACGCCCTCGGCGCCACCATCCCCTGCCGCGCCTTCGACCCCGAGGTCTTCTTCGCCGAGACGCCGGAGGACGTGGAGTACGCCAAGTCGCTCTGCGGCACCTGCCCGGTCAAGGAGGCCTGCCTGGCCGGTGCCCTCGACCGCCGCGAGCCCTGGGGCGTCTGGGGCGGCGAGCTCTTCGTCCAGGGCGTCGTCGTAGCCCGGAAGCGTCCCCGTGGCCGTCCGCGCAAGACCGAGGTCATGGCGTGA
- a CDS encoding GNAT family N-acetyltransferase has protein sequence MSNGFFFTRPLHGDAVLVPSTPAIAEPYYAALAANQPRFARWEPWAAQPPEPEGTRTFLEQTAAAWQNGTALPVAIAVPGPDGAWAVVGSIGLRIDRTSGTAELGYWVDAAHEGRGLVRRGAEAVLAQAFGPLGLSRVRLGAAADNERSRALAERLGFTFDEVVPGGLEFADGPRDRALYHLTAEEWAARRG, from the coding sequence GTGTCCAACGGATTCTTCTTCACGCGCCCGCTCCACGGCGACGCCGTCCTGGTGCCGAGCACCCCGGCGATCGCCGAGCCGTACTACGCCGCACTGGCCGCCAACCAGCCCCGGTTCGCGCGCTGGGAACCCTGGGCCGCGCAGCCGCCCGAGCCGGAGGGCACCCGCACCTTCCTGGAGCAGACCGCCGCGGCTTGGCAGAACGGCACCGCGCTGCCGGTCGCGATAGCCGTGCCCGGGCCGGACGGCGCCTGGGCGGTGGTCGGCTCGATCGGCCTGCGGATCGACCGCACCTCGGGCACCGCCGAGCTGGGCTACTGGGTGGACGCCGCGCACGAGGGCCGCGGCCTGGTCCGGCGCGGTGCCGAGGCGGTGCTGGCGCAGGCCTTCGGGCCGCTCGGGCTGAGCCGGGTGCGGCTCGGCGCGGCGGCCGACAACGAGCGCAGCCGGGCGCTGGCCGAGCGGCTCGGCTTCACCTTCGACGAGGTGGTGCCGGGCGGGCTGGAGTTCGCCGACGGGCCGCGGGACCGGGCGCTCTACCACCTCACGGCCGAGGAGTGGGCGGCCCGCCGCGGCTGA
- the nudC gene encoding NAD(+) diphosphatase encodes MSTPDTQRPADLPLSRAGVDRAAQHRLDEPWLAAAWSHPNTRVLPISGGEAFVVDTANGSELVLLPSFEAPEEGDRYFLGIDEDGTSYFAVAAETLPGRLDGDARPAGLREVGGNLSDRDAGLLVHAVALEHWHRLHSFCSRCGHPTEKAGAGHLRRCTSCAAEHYPRTDPAVIMLITDEQDRCLLGRQAIWPEGRWSTLAGFVEPGESLEQAVAREVLEEAGVRVGEVGYVASQPWPFPASLMLGFVGRVAPGGAGITVDGEELAEARWFSREDLRAGWESGEIVPPTGISIARHLMELWYGDTLPSTARW; translated from the coding sequence ATGAGCACGCCCGACACCCAGCGGCCCGCTGACCTGCCGCTCTCCCGGGCCGGTGTGGACCGGGCCGCCCAGCACCGGCTGGACGAGCCCTGGCTGGCCGCGGCCTGGAGCCACCCCAACACCCGGGTGCTGCCGATCTCCGGCGGCGAGGCCTTCGTGGTGGACACGGCGAACGGCAGCGAGCTGGTCCTGCTGCCCTCGTTCGAGGCCCCGGAGGAGGGCGACCGCTACTTCCTCGGCATCGACGAGGACGGCACCTCCTACTTCGCGGTGGCGGCCGAGACGCTGCCCGGGCGGCTGGACGGCGACGCCCGCCCGGCCGGGCTGCGCGAGGTCGGCGGCAACCTGTCCGACCGGGACGCCGGGCTGCTGGTGCACGCGGTGGCACTGGAGCACTGGCACCGGTTGCACAGCTTCTGCTCGCGCTGCGGGCACCCGACCGAGAAGGCCGGGGCCGGCCACCTGCGCCGGTGCACCTCCTGCGCGGCCGAGCACTACCCGCGCACCGACCCGGCGGTGATCATGCTGATCACCGACGAGCAGGACCGCTGCCTGCTCGGCCGGCAGGCGATCTGGCCGGAGGGCCGCTGGTCCACCCTGGCCGGCTTCGTGGAGCCCGGGGAGTCGCTGGAGCAGGCGGTGGCCCGGGAGGTGCTGGAGGAGGCCGGGGTCCGGGTCGGCGAGGTCGGCTACGTGGCCAGCCAGCCGTGGCCCTTCCCGGCCAGCCTGATGCTCGGCTTCGTCGGCCGGGTCGCGCCGGGCGGGGCCGGGATCACGGTGGACGGCGAGGAGCTGGCCGAGGCGCGTTGGTTCTCCCGGGAGGACCTGCGGGCCGGTTGGGAATCCGGTGAGATCGTGCCGCCGACCGGGATCTCGATCGCCCGGCATTTGATGGAGCTCTGGTACGGCGACACCCTGCCGAGCACCGCACGCTGGTAG
- a CDS encoding M48 family metallopeptidase, whose product MHSEHPAHPHVEVRRSARRSRTVSAYREGDRTIVLIPARMSFAEEQRWVAQMLDRLAARESRRTLGDGALAERARRLSEEYLDGRARPDQVRWVTNQNSRWGSCTPSERSIRLSHRLQGMPDYVLDYVLLHELAHLLVPDHGPRFWALLDSYPRTERARGYLEGVASAARLPHIPGARGAGAAPVEPEACE is encoded by the coding sequence GTGCACAGCGAGCACCCGGCCCACCCGCACGTGGAGGTCCGCCGCAGCGCCCGCCGCAGCCGCACCGTCTCCGCCTACCGCGAGGGCGACCGCACGATCGTGCTGATCCCGGCCCGGATGTCGTTCGCGGAGGAGCAGCGCTGGGTGGCCCAGATGCTCGACCGGCTGGCCGCCCGGGAGAGCCGCCGCACCCTCGGCGACGGCGCGCTGGCCGAGCGCGCCCGTCGGCTCTCCGAGGAGTACCTCGACGGCCGGGCCCGCCCCGACCAGGTCCGCTGGGTCACCAACCAGAACTCCCGCTGGGGCTCCTGCACCCCGAGCGAACGCTCGATCCGGCTCTCCCACCGGCTCCAGGGCATGCCCGACTACGTGCTGGACTACGTCCTGCTGCACGAGCTGGCCCACCTGCTGGTGCCGGACCACGGCCCGCGGTTCTGGGCCCTGCTGGACTCCTACCCGCGCACCGAGCGGGCCCGCGGCTACCTGGAGGGTGTCGCCTCGGCGGCCCGGCTGCCGCACATCCCGGGTGCCCGGGGCGCCGGGGCGGCGCCCGTCGAGCCCGAGGCCTGCGAGTGA
- a CDS encoding ATP-dependent DNA helicase UvrD2: MIDDGWGGYGARPADPDAVLAGLDPEQRAVATALHGPVCVLAGAGTGKTRAITHRIAYGVRSGVFQPQQVLAVTFTARAAGEMRGRLRQLGADGVQARTFHSAALRQLQYFWPRAVGGEVPRLLERKVQLVAEAAGRSGLRVQRTELRDLTSEIEWAKVTQIVPDDYPVAVVKAGRDAPRDPAEIARVYATYEQTKRDRNVIDFEDVLLLTAAILEDRPEIAERVRGQYRHFTVDEYQDVSPLQQRLLDQWTGGGAGASLCVVGDASQTIYSFTGATPDYLLNFRTRHPDAAVVKLVRDYRSTPQVVQLANGLLAQARGAAAQHRLELVSQRGPGPEPVYLEHPDEPAEAEATAHRIRELIAEGVRASEIAVLFRTNGQSEVYEQALADLGISYQLKGAERFFERPEVREAGLLLRGAARAGNDPLTADAPDLAAQVRAVLATRGFTAVPPAGSGAVRERWESLAALVRLAEEFDAGRTAAGEPADLAAYVAELDARAAAQHAPAVEGVTLASLHAAKGLEWDAVFLVGLTEGMLPIVYAKTDEQLEEERRLLYVGVTRARAHLSLSWALSRSPGGRASRKPSRFLDGLRPGSAVGGGRSGGRSGEGGAERSAGRRAPRGPVTCRVCGKTLTEAVERKLRRCEDCPSTMDEGLYERLREWRSRRAKEQAVPAYVVFTDATLMAIAEDTPSSVAELSRISGVGALKLDKYGADVLSLCLGEDPEVERPAESDDPSAEAVAGLAEDESENSPEK; encoded by the coding sequence ATGATCGACGACGGCTGGGGCGGGTACGGCGCCCGTCCCGCGGATCCGGACGCCGTGCTGGCCGGGCTGGACCCGGAGCAGCGGGCGGTCGCCACCGCGCTGCACGGGCCGGTCTGCGTGCTGGCCGGCGCCGGCACCGGGAAGACCCGGGCGATCACCCACCGGATCGCCTACGGGGTGCGCAGCGGGGTCTTCCAGCCGCAGCAGGTGCTGGCCGTCACCTTCACCGCCCGGGCGGCGGGGGAGATGCGCGGCCGGCTGCGCCAGCTCGGCGCGGACGGCGTGCAGGCCCGCACCTTCCACTCCGCCGCGCTGCGCCAGCTGCAGTACTTCTGGCCGCGCGCGGTGGGCGGCGAGGTGCCCCGGCTGCTGGAGCGCAAGGTGCAGCTGGTCGCCGAGGCGGCCGGGCGCAGCGGCCTGCGCGTGCAGCGCACCGAACTGCGCGACCTGACCAGCGAGATCGAGTGGGCCAAGGTCACCCAGATCGTGCCGGACGACTACCCGGTGGCGGTCGTCAAGGCCGGCCGGGACGCGCCGCGCGACCCGGCCGAGATCGCCCGGGTCTACGCGACCTACGAGCAGACCAAGCGCGACCGCAACGTGATCGACTTCGAGGACGTGCTGCTGCTCACCGCCGCGATCCTGGAGGACCGCCCGGAGATCGCCGAGCGGGTCCGCGGCCAGTACCGGCACTTCACCGTCGACGAGTACCAGGACGTCTCGCCGCTCCAGCAGCGGCTGCTGGACCAGTGGACCGGCGGCGGTGCCGGGGCCAGCCTCTGCGTGGTCGGCGACGCCAGCCAGACGATCTACTCGTTCACCGGCGCGACCCCCGACTACCTGCTGAACTTCCGCACCCGGCACCCGGACGCCGCGGTGGTCAAGCTGGTCCGGGACTACCGCTCCACCCCGCAGGTGGTGCAGCTGGCCAACGGGCTGCTGGCGCAGGCCCGCGGCGCGGCCGCCCAGCACCGGCTGGAGCTGGTCTCGCAGCGCGGCCCCGGCCCCGAGCCGGTCTACCTGGAGCACCCGGACGAGCCCGCGGAGGCCGAGGCCACCGCGCACCGGATCCGCGAGCTGATCGCCGAGGGGGTGCGGGCCAGCGAGATCGCGGTGCTGTTCCGCACCAACGGCCAGTCCGAGGTCTACGAGCAGGCGCTGGCCGACCTCGGGATCTCCTACCAGCTGAAGGGCGCCGAGCGGTTCTTCGAGCGGCCCGAGGTGCGCGAGGCCGGGTTGCTGCTGCGCGGCGCGGCCCGGGCCGGCAACGACCCGCTGACCGCCGACGCGCCGGACCTGGCCGCCCAGGTCCGGGCGGTGCTGGCCACCCGGGGGTTCACCGCGGTGCCGCCGGCCGGCTCCGGGGCGGTGCGCGAGCGCTGGGAGTCGCTGGCGGCGCTGGTCCGGCTGGCCGAGGAGTTCGATGCGGGACGCACCGCCGCGGGCGAGCCGGCCGACCTGGCGGCCTACGTGGCCGAGCTGGACGCCCGGGCCGCCGCCCAGCACGCCCCGGCGGTCGAGGGGGTAACGCTGGCCTCGCTGCACGCCGCCAAGGGCCTGGAGTGGGACGCGGTCTTCCTGGTCGGCCTGACCGAGGGCATGCTGCCGATCGTCTACGCCAAGACCGACGAGCAGCTGGAGGAGGAGCGCCGGCTGCTCTACGTCGGGGTGACCCGGGCCCGGGCCCACCTGAGCCTCTCCTGGGCGCTCTCCCGCTCGCCGGGCGGTCGGGCCAGCCGCAAGCCGTCCAGGTTCCTGGACGGGCTGCGGCCCGGCTCGGCGGTCGGCGGCGGGCGGTCCGGGGGGCGGTCCGGCGAGGGCGGGGCGGAGCGCTCGGCCGGGCGCCGGGCCCCGCGCGGGCCGGTCACCTGCCGGGTCTGCGGGAAGACCCTGACCGAGGCGGTGGAGCGCAAGCTGCGCCGCTGCGAGGACTGCCCCTCGACCATGGACGAGGGGCTGTACGAGCGGCTGCGGGAGTGGCGCTCCCGGCGGGCCAAGGAGCAGGCGGTGCCGGCCTACGTGGTCTTCACCGACGCGACCCTGATGGCGATCGCCGAGGACACCCCGTCGAGTGTCGCGGAACTGTCCCGGATCTCCGGCGTCGGCGCCCTCAAGCTGGACAAGTACGGGGCCGACGTGCTGTCGTTGTGCCTGGGGGAAGACCCCGAGGTGGAACGGCCCGCTGAGTCGGACGACCCCTCGGCGGAGGCCGTAGCGGGCCTGGCTGAGGACGAGTCCGAAAACTCGCCGGAAAAATAG
- a CDS encoding ThiF family adenylyltransferase — MRPVLKSGLSRTWRDQETLRFGTLPDRAQLVGRADERFRAFLALLDGERDAAAVATAAGELGLDRECVEQTLGSLAESGLLEDAGAVERALAALPAGRRELLEPDLASLSLLHTGPGQGAGALARRVGRRIEVRGAGRVGAALASTLAAAGVGTVEVVDQGRVAARDCAPGGLAVQEIGRSRATAAREAVARAAGPGTAGREAGGPDLVVFAPRDGSGAYAGSADAARELMRAGVPHLYVGVVEHLGVVGPLVLPGASACGGCFGLSRTEQDAGWPRLLAQLAGEGPGRAREPACDGALAATVAGLAALHALLLLDGERPPSVDGWCEVSAVDGMVRRLRLTPHLECGCFWG; from the coding sequence ATGCGGCCGGTCCTGAAGTCCGGCCTCTCCCGCACCTGGCGGGACCAGGAGACCCTGCGGTTCGGCACCCTGCCGGACCGGGCGCAGCTGGTCGGCCGGGCCGACGAGCGGTTCCGCGCCTTCCTCGCCCTGCTGGACGGCGAGCGGGACGCGGCCGCCGTCGCCACCGCGGCCGGCGAGCTGGGGCTGGACCGGGAGTGCGTGGAGCAGACCCTGGGCTCGCTGGCCGAGAGCGGGCTGCTGGAGGACGCCGGGGCGGTGGAGCGCGCGCTGGCCGCCCTGCCGGCCGGCCGCCGGGAGCTGCTGGAGCCCGACCTGGCCTCGCTCTCGCTGCTCCACACCGGGCCCGGCCAGGGTGCGGGGGCACTGGCCCGTCGGGTCGGGCGGCGGATCGAGGTGCGCGGGGCCGGACGGGTCGGCGCGGCACTGGCGAGCACCCTGGCGGCGGCCGGGGTCGGCACGGTGGAGGTGGTGGACCAGGGGCGGGTGGCCGCCCGGGACTGCGCGCCGGGCGGGCTGGCGGTCCAGGAGATCGGACGGTCCCGGGCCACCGCCGCCCGGGAGGCGGTGGCCCGGGCGGCCGGCCCGGGCACGGCCGGCCGGGAGGCGGGCGGCCCCGACCTGGTGGTCTTCGCCCCTCGGGACGGCAGCGGGGCGTACGCCGGATCGGCCGATGCGGCCCGCGAGCTGATGCGGGCCGGAGTGCCGCACCTCTACGTCGGAGTGGTGGAGCACCTGGGGGTGGTGGGGCCACTGGTGCTGCCGGGTGCATCGGCCTGCGGCGGCTGCTTCGGGCTCAGCCGCACCGAGCAGGACGCGGGCTGGCCCCGGCTGCTGGCCCAGCTGGCGGGCGAGGGGCCGGGGCGGGCCAGGGAACCGGCCTGTGACGGTGCGTTGGCCGCCACGGTGGCCGGGCTGGCCGCGCTGCACGCGCTGCTGCTGCTCGACGGGGAGCGGCCGCCGAGCGTGGACGGGTGGTGCGAGGTCTCCGCGGTGGACGGCATGGTGCGCCGGCTGCGGCTGACACCGCATCTGGAGTGCGGGTGCTTCTGGGGCTGA
- a CDS encoding NUDIX hydrolase produces the protein MTALHTDATAALNDWAPADPDQQALRRDYLAHLAERPDGLFKACLPAHITASALVVDPAAGRVLLTLHPKVGLWLQMGGHCEPVDGTLGAAALREAVEESGITGLTLLSADGASGGRPVPVKLDRHEVHCTGKDQPANTHLDVQYVALAPAGAVEQISEESLDLRWFGYDELPELTDGSVRRLVALARELVD, from the coding sequence ATGACCGCCCTGCACACCGACGCCACCGCCGCGCTCAACGACTGGGCGCCCGCCGACCCCGACCAGCAGGCGCTGCGCCGGGACTACCTGGCGCACCTGGCCGAGCGGCCCGACGGACTGTTCAAGGCCTGCCTGCCCGCGCACATCACCGCCAGCGCGCTGGTGGTCGACCCGGCCGCCGGCCGGGTGCTGCTGACCCTGCACCCCAAGGTCGGCCTCTGGCTGCAGATGGGCGGGCACTGCGAGCCGGTTGACGGCACGCTGGGCGCCGCCGCGCTGCGCGAGGCGGTGGAGGAGTCCGGGATCACGGGGCTGACCCTGCTCTCGGCCGACGGGGCGTCGGGCGGGCGGCCGGTGCCGGTCAAGCTGGACCGGCACGAGGTGCACTGCACCGGCAAGGACCAGCCGGCCAACACGCACCTGGACGTGCAGTACGTGGCGCTGGCCCCGGCCGGGGCGGTCGAGCAGATCAGCGAGGAGTCGCTGGACCTGCGCTGGTTCGGGTACGACGAGCTGCCGGAGCTCACCGACGGGTCGGTGCGCCGACTGGTCGCGCTGGCCCGGGAGCTGGTGGACTGA
- a CDS encoding zinc-dependent metalloprotease, translating to MSDLPFGFGVPPEEPEEGKDKGGEQQNEPGDRSGGQPQSPFGFGGANPFGALFGAGGPGGAGADNPFAAMMGGLNPNDLGAAFQQLGQMLSFDGGPVNWQLAKDIARQTVVAEQPEGKSKDRSVSTAERSAVEESVRLAELWLDSVTEFPSSSASAVAWSRAEWIEATLPVWQELVDPVAERVGNAMGGVLPEEMQAMAGPLMGVMRSMGGAMFGTQIGQALGALAAEVLGSTDVGLPLAPAGKAALLPQNIAEFGEGLSVPAEEVRLYLALREAAHQRLFAHVPWLRAHLFGAVEAYARGITVDSSRMEEMMGRLDLENPEALQEALGNGLLQPEDTPAQKAALARLETALALVEGWVDAVVHAAAEPHLPQSSALRETLRRRRATGGPAEQTFATLVGLELRPRRLRDASRLWASLADARGVEGRDALWQHPDMLPTASDLDDPDGFVHRGGEEPVEGGLDFDAIDRLLGEAAGGTATGGRSDSDSPSDSASDDPSDSPSDGDDKDKPAS from the coding sequence GTGAGCGACCTCCCCTTCGGATTCGGTGTCCCGCCCGAGGAGCCCGAGGAGGGCAAGGACAAGGGCGGCGAGCAGCAGAACGAGCCGGGTGACCGGTCCGGCGGCCAGCCGCAGTCGCCCTTCGGCTTCGGCGGCGCCAACCCGTTCGGCGCGCTGTTCGGCGCCGGCGGGCCGGGCGGTGCCGGTGCGGACAACCCGTTCGCGGCGATGATGGGCGGCCTCAACCCGAACGACCTGGGCGCCGCCTTCCAGCAGCTCGGCCAGATGCTCTCCTTCGACGGCGGCCCGGTGAACTGGCAGCTCGCCAAGGACATCGCCCGGCAGACCGTGGTCGCCGAGCAGCCCGAGGGCAAGAGCAAGGACCGCTCGGTCTCCACCGCCGAGCGCTCGGCGGTCGAGGAGTCGGTGCGCCTGGCCGAGCTCTGGCTCGACTCGGTCACCGAGTTCCCGTCCTCCTCCGCCAGCGCGGTCGCCTGGAGCCGGGCCGAGTGGATCGAGGCCACCCTGCCGGTCTGGCAGGAGCTGGTCGACCCGGTGGCCGAGCGGGTCGGCAACGCCATGGGCGGCGTGCTGCCCGAGGAGATGCAGGCGATGGCCGGGCCGCTGATGGGCGTGATGCGCTCGATGGGCGGTGCGATGTTCGGCACCCAGATCGGTCAGGCGCTCGGCGCGCTGGCCGCCGAGGTGCTCGGCTCCACCGACGTCGGCCTGCCGCTGGCCCCGGCCGGCAAGGCCGCGCTGCTGCCGCAGAACATCGCCGAGTTCGGCGAGGGCCTGAGCGTGCCGGCCGAGGAGGTCCGCCTCTACCTGGCCCTGCGCGAGGCCGCCCACCAGCGGCTCTTCGCCCACGTGCCGTGGCTGCGGGCGCACCTGTTCGGCGCCGTCGAGGCCTACGCCCGCGGCATCACGGTGGACTCCTCCCGGATGGAGGAGATGATGGGCCGGCTCGACCTGGAGAACCCCGAGGCGCTCCAGGAGGCGCTCGGCAACGGCCTGCTGCAGCCCGAGGACACCCCCGCGCAGAAGGCCGCGCTGGCCCGGCTGGAGACCGCGCTGGCCCTGGTCGAGGGCTGGGTGGACGCGGTGGTGCACGCCGCCGCGGAGCCGCACCTGCCGCAGTCCTCCGCGCTGCGCGAGACGCTGCGCCGGCGCCGGGCCACCGGCGGGCCGGCCGAGCAGACCTTCGCCACCCTGGTCGGCCTGGAGCTGCGGCCGCGCCGGCTGCGCGACGCCTCCCGGCTGTGGGCCTCGCTGGCCGACGCCCGCGGCGTGGAGGGCCGCGACGCGCTCTGGCAGCACCCGGACATGCTGCCCACCGCGAGCGACCTGGACGACCCGGACGGCTTCGTGCACCGGGGCGGCGAGGAGCCGGTCGAGGGCGGGCTGGACTTCGACGCGATCGACCGGCTGCTGGGCGAGGCGGCCGGCGGCACCGCGACCGGCGGCCGCTCCGACTCCGACAGCCCTTCCGACAGCGCTTCGGACGACCCTTCCGACAGCCCCTCCGACGGTGACGACAAGGACAAGCCCGCTTCATGA